One Acidobacteriota bacterium DNA window includes the following coding sequences:
- the glmM gene encoding phosphoglucosamine mutase, which translates to MSTRMFGTDGVRGVPGTPPLDADTIVRLGAAIAAELRAAPDGPLTPRIVCGRDTRDSGAWIQRQLAVGVQEGGAEFLSVGVAPTPGVAMLTARGGFDAGLAVSASHNPYPDNGIKLITATGAKATRDVEQRIEARLGRDGTPPGIGSAPGAVTEAAHLVAAYVDHLADIAGAAPLNGMRVAIDCAHGATSRLAPEVLGRLGADVVTLHAAPDGRNINQASGSTHPEALQAEVVRQACAVGFAFDGDGDRVIAVDAAGRLVDGDGILYLVACALRDAGRLPHDGIVATVMSNYGLESALRDAGITLHRCGVGDSTVFAEMQRRSLSLGGEQSGHVIFSDLLPTGDGIATAIRVLRILAEQEVGLAELVDGLTILPQVLVNVPVTRMPPIAAVPELNAAVGRAEAQLAGSGRVLVRYSGTESLLRVMIEGRDREAVRALASGIAQQARESLAAGGEIPRHTESGETPG; encoded by the coding sequence ATGAGCACCCGGATGTTCGGTACTGACGGGGTGCGCGGCGTCCCGGGCACTCCGCCGCTCGACGCAGACACCATCGTGCGGCTCGGCGCGGCGATTGCCGCGGAGCTGCGCGCGGCGCCGGACGGACCGTTAACCCCCCGCATCGTTTGCGGTCGCGATACGCGAGACTCGGGCGCCTGGATCCAACGGCAGCTTGCCGTGGGCGTTCAGGAGGGAGGCGCTGAGTTCCTCAGCGTGGGTGTGGCGCCGACGCCCGGTGTCGCGATGCTCACGGCGCGCGGGGGCTTTGACGCCGGCCTCGCGGTTTCCGCGTCCCACAACCCCTACCCGGACAACGGGATCAAGTTGATCACGGCCACGGGCGCCAAGGCGACTCGCGACGTCGAGCAACGGATCGAAGCTCGCCTTGGGCGGGACGGCACGCCGCCTGGGATCGGGAGTGCTCCCGGGGCGGTGACGGAAGCGGCGCACCTCGTGGCGGCCTATGTGGACCATCTTGCCGACATTGCGGGCGCGGCGCCGCTGAACGGCATGCGGGTCGCGATCGATTGCGCGCACGGCGCCACCAGTCGCCTCGCGCCCGAGGTGTTGGGACGCCTGGGCGCCGACGTCGTCACGCTCCACGCGGCGCCCGACGGACGGAACATCAACCAGGCGAGCGGATCGACCCACCCCGAGGCGCTGCAGGCGGAGGTCGTGCGCCAGGCATGCGCGGTCGGCTTTGCCTTCGACGGCGACGGGGACCGCGTGATTGCGGTCGATGCCGCCGGCCGCCTCGTCGACGGCGACGGCATCCTGTATCTCGTGGCGTGCGCCCTGCGCGACGCGGGCCGCCTGCCGCACGACGGCATCGTCGCCACCGTCATGAGCAACTACGGTCTGGAAAGCGCCCTCCGGGATGCAGGCATCACTCTTCATCGATGCGGCGTCGGCGATTCGACGGTGTTTGCGGAGATGCAGCGGCGGAGTCTGTCCCTCGGAGGCGAGCAGTCGGGCCATGTCATCTTCTCCGACCTCCTGCCGACCGGCGACGGGATCGCCACGGCGATCAGGGTGCTTCGAATCCTGGCCGAGCAGGAGGTGGGTCTGGCGGAGCTGGTGGACGGCCTGACGATTCTGCCGCAGGTTCTTGTGAATGTTCCGGTGACGCGCATGCCGCCGATCGCGGCGGTGCCGGAACTGAATGCGGCGGTCGGCCGGGCCGAAGCCCAGCTCGCGGGCTCTGGACGCGTGCTCGTCCGCTACTCCGGCACCGAATCGCTTCTCCGTGTCATGATCGAGGGGCGCGACCGGGAGGCGGTGCGGGCGCTGGCGTCGGGGATAGCCCAGCAGGCGCGCGAGTCGCTAGCAGCCGGTGGTGAAATCCCGCGTCACACCGAGAGCGGCGAGACGCCCGGCTGA
- a CDS encoding YbbR-like domain-containing protein has protein sequence MRRLRDFLLGDLSLKLLALVLGFAFWFSVAREPVIERRMVAPLGLENVPEAYDVAGDVPENVEVRVRGAASIVHGLVPGAVVASVDLADLGPGRFTLPVTVTSAPDVGVTGVEPPSIRVTLR, from the coding sequence ATGCGCCGATTGCGCGATTTTCTTCTCGGCGACCTGAGCCTGAAGCTGCTGGCCCTCGTTCTGGGCTTTGCCTTCTGGTTCAGTGTGGCGCGCGAGCCCGTTATCGAACGCCGGATGGTGGCGCCGCTGGGCCTCGAGAATGTGCCGGAGGCGTATGACGTGGCCGGCGACGTGCCGGAGAATGTCGAGGTGCGGGTGCGGGGCGCGGCAAGCATCGTCCATGGCCTTGTGCCGGGCGCCGTGGTGGCGTCGGTCGACCTCGCGGATCTTGGGCCGGGCCGCTTTACCTTGCCGGTGACGGTCACCTCCGCTCCGGATGTAGGCGTGACGGGTGTCGAGCCCCCGAGCATCCGCGTGACGCTCCGCTAG
- a CDS encoding TIGR00159 family protein: MAFEGIGGLLGGVDIGWRDLLDIAVVTFIIYEFLKLIRRTQAIQVVFGGALVVGLYYVSEIASLRTVNWIIGDMFGYVVIAAIVLFQADIRRGLARLGQAPFVRYLSRRDTTGETLAEVAMAAGLLASRQVGAIIAIERDIGLRNYVESGIPLDSRVTYDLLVSIFLTDSPLHDGAVIIQEDRIAAASCFLPLTVQPQRTGLGTRHRAAIGLTEESDAVAVVVSEESGAVSLAVDGVLERDVDPGQLAARLERLVQPARRARPVSTADEVA; encoded by the coding sequence ATGGCGTTCGAGGGAATCGGGGGGTTGCTCGGAGGCGTCGATATCGGCTGGCGCGACCTGCTGGACATCGCCGTTGTCACTTTCATCATTTATGAGTTTCTCAAGCTGATTCGCCGCACGCAGGCGATCCAGGTCGTGTTCGGCGGCGCGCTGGTGGTTGGCCTCTACTACGTCTCGGAGATCGCGTCGCTCCGGACCGTCAACTGGATCATCGGCGACATGTTCGGTTACGTCGTCATCGCCGCCATCGTGCTCTTCCAGGCCGACATTCGCCGAGGTCTGGCGCGCCTGGGTCAGGCGCCGTTCGTGCGATACCTGTCCCGCCGTGACACGACCGGAGAGACGCTCGCGGAGGTTGCGATGGCGGCAGGGCTGCTGGCAAGCCGTCAGGTGGGCGCGATTATCGCCATCGAACGCGACATCGGCTTGCGCAACTACGTCGAGAGCGGCATTCCTCTTGATTCACGCGTCACCTACGACCTGCTGGTCAGCATCTTCCTGACCGATTCACCGCTGCACGACGGGGCGGTGATTATTCAGGAAGATCGGATCGCCGCCGCTTCGTGCTTTCTGCCGTTGACGGTTCAGCCGCAGCGCACCGGACTTGGCACCCGCCACCGCGCGGCGATTGGGTTGACGGAAGAATCGGATGCCGTGGCGGTAGTCGTTTCCGAGGAGAGCGGCGCGGTCTCGCTGGCGGTCGACGGGGTGCTCGAACGGGACGTCGATCCAGGGCAACTGGCCGCGCGGCTCGAGCGTCTCGTGCAACCCGCGCGGCGAGCGCGCCCCGTCTCGACGGCGGACGAGGTGGCTTGA
- the folP gene encoding dihydropteroate synthase, with the protein MGIVNVTPDSFADGGACLDPDRAADHALALEAAGADLIDIGAESTRPGADPIPPDEERRRLMPVLDRLAGRLGAPISVDTRKPVVARAALAAGAAIINDVSALADGAGLAAAAAAAGAPLILMHNRGESRDMYAGASYHDVAAEVATELRGAIRRALAAGLPREQIIIDPGLGFAKRAEQTAAALAALPALRALDQPVLVGPSRKSFLAAALGERTPADREWGTAGAVAAAVCLGAHIVRVHHVDAQRDVARVVDLIRAAA; encoded by the coding sequence ATGGGGATCGTCAATGTCACCCCGGACTCGTTTGCCGATGGCGGTGCGTGCCTCGATCCCGATCGGGCGGCGGATCACGCCCTTGCCCTCGAAGCGGCGGGCGCCGACCTGATCGACATCGGCGCGGAGTCTACGCGGCCGGGCGCCGACCCGATCCCGCCGGACGAGGAACGCCGGCGCCTGATGCCGGTGCTCGACCGGCTGGCCGGCCGCCTCGGCGCACCGATCTCGGTGGACACGCGGAAGCCGGTGGTGGCCCGGGCGGCGCTCGCGGCGGGAGCGGCCATCATCAACGACGTCTCGGCTCTCGCCGACGGCGCCGGGCTGGCGGCGGCCGCCGCGGCAGCGGGCGCGCCACTCATCCTGATGCACAACCGGGGGGAATCGCGCGACATGTACGCGGGCGCGAGCTACCACGACGTCGCGGCGGAAGTGGCAACGGAACTGCGGGGCGCGATCCGCCGCGCGCTGGCGGCCGGTCTGCCGCGGGAGCAGATCATCATCGATCCCGGACTCGGCTTCGCGAAGCGGGCCGAGCAGACCGCTGCCGCGCTCGCCGCGCTGCCGGCGCTCCGGGCGCTCGATCAGCCTGTCCTGGTCGGTCCGTCGCGCAAGTCGTTCCTCGCGGCCGCGCTCGGCGAGCGGACACCCGCCGACCGCGAATGGGGCACGGCCGGCGCGGTTGCCGCGGCCGTCTGCCTCGGCGCCCACATCGTCCGGGTCCACCATGTCGATGCGCAGCGGGACGTGGCGCGGGTTGTCGACCTGATCCGCGCCGCCGCATAG
- a CDS encoding ATP-dependent metallopeptidase FtsH/Yme1/Tma family protein, with protein sequence MNPSVRSFAFWALVIVVVALIWNFSTTYQAGDDAISFSEFMRQVETGQVENVTLTGNEVTGATTSGESFRTFAPPQFEGLVNRLIERDVQVNAEEATGSPWTTLLYSWAPILLIVGFWIFFMRQVQSGGNKALSFGKSRAKLSSSAQKKVTFKDVAGVEEPKEELQEIIEFLKEPQKFQKLGGRIPKGVLLMGPPGTGKTLLARAVAGEANVPFFSISGSDFVEMFVGVGASRVRDLFEQGKKNAPCIIFIDEIDAVGRHRGAGLGGGHDEREQTLNQLLVEMDGFESNEGVILVAATNRPDVLDPALLRPGRFDRRIVVNRPDVKGREGILGVHTRKIPLSDDVDVHVVARGTSGFSGADLANLVNEAALNAARFSQKVVQMQDFEFAKDKVLMGSERRSMIISDDEKRVTAVHEAGHALLTVLLPHADPIHKVTIIPRGMALGVTQQLPVDDKHNYSRDYLNDQIAILLGGRIAEELTNGNVTTGAGNDLDRATDMARRMVCEWGMSDEIGPLTYGKKEEQVFLGRDFAQSQDYSEGTAGRIDDEIKRIVTENYDRAKQQLDTHKDELVRIAEELLIREVLDGEQVKRIAKGLPIDDPVTEPPRPTTTGPVATDDEEQAKPVVPPVPSLDKAVPQE encoded by the coding sequence GTGAATCCGTCTGTCCGGAGCTTCGCCTTCTGGGCGCTGGTCATCGTCGTTGTCGCACTGATCTGGAACTTCTCGACGACCTACCAGGCGGGCGACGACGCTATCTCGTTCAGCGAGTTCATGCGCCAGGTCGAGACCGGCCAGGTGGAGAACGTCACGCTGACGGGTAACGAGGTGACGGGCGCCACGACCTCCGGAGAGTCCTTCCGCACCTTCGCGCCGCCCCAGTTCGAGGGGCTGGTCAACCGCCTGATCGAGCGCGATGTCCAGGTCAACGCCGAGGAGGCGACGGGCAGCCCCTGGACGACGCTGCTGTACTCCTGGGCGCCGATCCTGCTGATCGTCGGTTTCTGGATCTTCTTCATGCGCCAGGTGCAGTCGGGCGGCAACAAGGCGCTGTCGTTCGGCAAGAGCCGCGCCAAGCTGTCGTCAAGCGCGCAGAAGAAGGTCACTTTCAAGGACGTCGCCGGCGTCGAGGAACCGAAGGAAGAACTGCAGGAGATCATCGAGTTTCTCAAGGAGCCGCAGAAGTTCCAGAAGCTGGGCGGGCGGATTCCGAAGGGCGTGCTGCTGATGGGCCCGCCCGGAACCGGCAAGACGCTGCTCGCGCGAGCCGTCGCCGGCGAGGCGAACGTGCCGTTCTTCTCGATCAGCGGCTCCGACTTCGTCGAGATGTTCGTCGGTGTCGGCGCCTCGCGCGTCCGCGATCTGTTCGAGCAGGGGAAGAAGAACGCTCCCTGCATCATCTTCATCGACGAGATCGACGCGGTGGGCCGTCACCGGGGCGCCGGCCTGGGTGGTGGACACGACGAACGGGAGCAGACGCTAAATCAGTTGCTGGTCGAGATGGACGGCTTCGAGTCGAACGAGGGCGTAATCCTCGTGGCGGCAACCAACCGGCCCGACGTCCTCGATCCGGCGCTGCTTCGTCCCGGACGTTTCGATCGGCGCATCGTCGTCAACCGGCCCGACGTAAAGGGGCGCGAGGGGATCCTCGGCGTCCACACGCGCAAGATTCCGCTGTCGGACGATGTTGACGTGCACGTCGTAGCTCGCGGCACGTCCGGCTTCTCCGGCGCGGACCTGGCCAACCTGGTCAACGAGGCGGCCCTCAACGCGGCGCGCTTCAGCCAGAAGGTGGTCCAGATGCAGGACTTCGAGTTCGCGAAGGACAAGGTCCTGATGGGCTCGGAGCGCCGCTCGATGATCATCAGCGATGACGAGAAGCGGGTGACCGCCGTTCACGAGGCGGGGCATGCCCTGCTGACGGTCCTGTTGCCGCACGCCGATCCGATCCACAAGGTGACGATCATCCCGCGCGGGATGGCGCTCGGCGTGACGCAGCAACTGCCGGTCGACGACAAGCACAACTACTCGCGCGACTACCTGAACGATCAGATCGCCATTCTTCTGGGGGGCCGCATCGCCGAAGAGCTGACGAACGGGAATGTCACGACCGGCGCGGGAAACGACCTCGATCGCGCCACCGACATGGCGCGCCGGATGGTCTGCGAGTGGGGGATGAGCGACGAGATCGGACCTCTGACCTACGGCAAGAAGGAAGAGCAGGTCTTCCTCGGGCGCGACTTCGCGCAGTCGCAGGACTACAGCGAGGGAACCGCGGGCCGGATCGACGATGAAATCAAGCGCATCGTCACCGAGAACTACGACCGCGCGAAGCAGCAACTCGATACCCACAAGGACGAACTGGTCCGGATCGCCGAGGAGTTGCTGATCCGGGAAGTGCTCGACGGCGAACAGGTCAAGCGGATCGCCAAGGGGTTGCCCATCGACGATCCTGTGACCGAGCCGCCCCGGCCTACTACTACCGGCCCTGTTGCCACGGATGACGAAGAGCAGGCCAAGCCGGTTGTCCCCCCAGTTCCCTCGCTCGACAAGGCCGTCCCGCAGGAGTGA
- the tilS gene encoding tRNA lysidine(34) synthetase TilS — translation MSRSCLTPLHRRVLRAIDQDQLIPSGGRVAVALSGGGDSVALAAILADLAVEADWSVACLFHVNHQLRGAASDADEGFCGVVARDLEVPIQVARIDVGARAQADRTSIESAGHRVRYEQFVRLVAEGKTDRVATAHTMDDLAETVLLRLVRGAGPSGLAGIRRRAGDVIRPLLDVRRDELRGFLRERGLQYRDDPSNQDMTVLRNRVRHRVLPVLERECSPAVAEALARAAAIAGADADWIGKAVKEAEPGVIQVAGEELAIDVSRLMAAPPALAQRLVRLALQRVGGRRVGFHHVAQVLQMARAAGSGSPRVDLPGVQVEWRDGRLHCAPPSVRRRRGRPGQEVCPDGESNGFEYPLLVPGEAAIPELGLRVSAAPAAASSLRDPRGTTVAMRASDLTPPLLVRNWRPGDSFRPLGLGGRAKKLQDFFVDRKIRRADRHSIPLVIDPRLGVVWVAGHGLAEDVRINAPDEGVLVLKVRKLGGMG, via the coding sequence GTGTCGCGCTCCTGCCTGACGCCCCTGCATCGGCGCGTCCTGCGGGCGATTGACCAGGACCAGCTCATTCCCTCCGGCGGACGGGTCGCGGTGGCGCTGTCGGGCGGCGGCGACTCGGTCGCCCTGGCGGCGATCCTGGCGGATCTGGCGGTCGAGGCCGACTGGTCGGTCGCCTGCCTCTTCCATGTGAACCACCAGTTGCGGGGCGCCGCTTCGGACGCGGACGAGGGGTTCTGCGGGGTCGTCGCGCGAGACCTGGAAGTTCCGATCCAGGTTGCCCGGATCGATGTAGGCGCGCGGGCGCAGGCCGACCGCACGTCGATCGAATCAGCCGGTCATCGGGTCCGCTACGAGCAGTTCGTCCGACTTGTTGCCGAGGGGAAGACCGATCGGGTGGCCACGGCACACACCATGGACGACCTTGCGGAAACCGTTCTGCTCCGCCTGGTGCGCGGTGCGGGCCCTTCCGGCCTCGCCGGGATCCGCCGCCGGGCGGGAGATGTGATCCGTCCCCTGCTGGACGTGCGCCGCGACGAGCTGCGGGGGTTTCTGCGCGAGCGGGGCCTGCAGTACCGCGACGATCCGAGCAATCAGGACATGACGGTCCTTCGCAACCGGGTCCGGCATCGGGTGCTGCCGGTCCTCGAGCGGGAATGCTCGCCGGCCGTGGCGGAAGCGCTCGCCCGCGCCGCCGCTATCGCCGGGGCCGACGCCGACTGGATCGGCAAGGCCGTGAAAGAGGCGGAACCCGGTGTCATCCAGGTTGCAGGTGAGGAACTGGCGATCGATGTCTCGCGCCTCATGGCGGCGCCCCCGGCGCTGGCGCAGCGCCTCGTCCGCCTGGCGCTGCAGCGGGTGGGCGGGCGCCGGGTCGGATTCCATCATGTCGCGCAGGTGCTGCAAATGGCGCGGGCGGCCGGGAGCGGATCGCCGCGCGTCGACCTGCCGGGCGTTCAGGTGGAATGGCGCGACGGTCGGCTGCATTGTGCGCCGCCATCCGTGCGTCGCAGAAGAGGCCGACCGGGGCAGGAGGTCTGCCCTGACGGTGAGTCGAACGGTTTCGAGTACCCACTGCTGGTCCCCGGCGAGGCGGCGATCCCCGAGCTGGGCCTTCGCGTTTCGGCCGCGCCGGCCGCCGCGTCCAGCCTTCGCGACCCCCGGGGCACCACGGTCGCCATGCGGGCATCGGACCTGACTCCCCCGTTGCTGGTTCGCAACTGGCGTCCGGGCGACTCCTTCCGGCCCCTCGGTCTGGGAGGCCGGGCCAAGAAACTGCAGGACTTCTTCGTGGATCGGAAGATCCGCCGCGCCGACCGGCATTCCATTCCGCTGGTGATCGACCCTCGGCTGGGCGTGGTCTGGGTGGCCGGGCACGGTCTGGCCGAGGATGTCCGGATTAACGCCCCGGACGAAGGCGTGTTAGTCTTGAAAGTAAGAAAACTGGGGGGAATGGGGTGA
- the queA gene encoding tRNA preQ1(34) S-adenosylmethionine ribosyltransferase-isomerase QueA encodes MRLSEFDYQLPDALIAQEAAPERDASRLLRVDQSTGARSHHTVTELPELLAPGDLLVVNDTRVVPARLLGRRHPSGGAVECLLLGRIHDDRWDALVHPGQKLRAGARARFEGDGHLLEMEVLERHFHGRRTIRLASAAGSVDAAIDALGHVPLPPYIKRPDRTADRERYQTVYAVARGSVAAPTAGLHFTPSLLDRLADRGVERRSVTLHVGYGTFEPVRTEVVADHRVAAERYCVPAATAEAINRARRDGRRVIAVGTTTTRTLEAAVRRDDPLRPTEGETNLTIAGDFDFRVVNGLLTNFHLPRSSLLLLVAAFAGRERILAAYREAVERRYRFYSYGDAMLIL; translated from the coding sequence ATGCGCCTCTCGGAGTTCGACTATCAGCTTCCCGATGCGTTGATCGCACAGGAGGCGGCCCCGGAGCGGGACGCGTCGCGTCTGCTGAGGGTCGACCAGAGCACCGGCGCCCGATCGCATCACACGGTCACGGAGCTGCCGGAGCTGCTTGCGCCGGGCGACCTGCTGGTGGTCAACGACACGCGCGTCGTCCCGGCGCGGCTGCTCGGCCGGCGCCATCCGAGCGGCGGCGCCGTCGAGTGCCTCCTGCTCGGCCGGATTCACGACGACCGGTGGGACGCGCTGGTCCATCCGGGACAGAAGCTGCGCGCCGGCGCGCGCGCCCGTTTCGAGGGTGACGGCCATCTTCTGGAGATGGAGGTGCTCGAACGGCACTTCCATGGCCGGCGAACGATCCGCCTGGCCTCGGCGGCCGGCTCCGTGGACGCGGCAATCGACGCGCTCGGGCACGTCCCGCTGCCGCCCTACATCAAGCGGCCGGATCGCACGGCGGACCGGGAGCGCTACCAGACGGTGTACGCCGTCGCGCGCGGATCGGTGGCGGCGCCGACCGCCGGCCTCCACTTCACGCCGTCGCTCCTCGACCGGCTCGCCGACCGCGGCGTCGAGCGGCGCAGCGTCACCCTCCATGTCGGCTACGGCACTTTCGAACCGGTGCGCACGGAAGTCGTGGCGGACCACCGCGTCGCTGCGGAGCGGTACTGCGTGCCGGCCGCCACCGCCGAGGCGATCAACCGGGCCCGCCGCGACGGCCGCCGCGTGATCGCGGTCGGGACCACCACGACGCGGACCCTCGAGGCGGCCGTGCGCCGTGACGACCCGTTGCGGCCGACCGAGGGCGAAACCAACCTGACGATTGCCGGCGACTTCGACTTCCGCGTGGTGAACGGCCTGCTTACCAACTTTCACCTTCCCCGGTCGTCGCTCCTGCTGCTGGTCGCGGCCTTCGCCGGTCGCGAGCGCATCCTCGCCGCCTATCGCGAGGCGGTTGAACGGCGTTACCGTTTCTACAGCTACGGCGACGCCATGCTGATCCTGTGA
- a CDS encoding ketoacyl-ACP synthase III, with protein MLRRVKVAALGTYVPPRVLTNADLERMIDTSNEWILKRTGIRERHIVDEGVASSDLGREAALAALSEAGVAPEQVGFIVVATTTPDMFFPSTACLVQHKIGATNAWGFDLGAACSGFTFALTTGAQMVATGAHDHALVIGADVMSSIIDFKDRATCVLFGDGAGAVVVSPADDDGLEIIDFAHEIDGSGGPALRMPAGGSLRPATHETVDQRLHYVHQDGPAVFKFAVRKMAEICQRVLDANHLTSDDIDLFVSHQANRRIIMSASDHLGVDPKKVVINIERYGNTTAATIPLALADARRDGRLRKGARVLLVSVGAGFTVGAVLLRWAY; from the coding sequence ATGCTGCGGCGGGTCAAGGTGGCCGCGCTCGGCACGTACGTGCCGCCACGCGTCCTTACCAATGCCGACCTGGAGCGGATGATCGACACCTCGAACGAGTGGATTCTGAAGCGGACCGGCATCCGTGAACGCCACATCGTGGACGAGGGAGTGGCGTCTTCCGACCTGGGAAGGGAGGCAGCGCTTGCCGCGCTTTCAGAGGCCGGCGTCGCACCGGAACAGGTCGGCTTCATCGTCGTCGCCACCACCACTCCCGACATGTTCTTTCCCAGCACCGCCTGTCTCGTGCAGCACAAGATCGGCGCAACGAATGCCTGGGGATTCGATCTCGGCGCGGCGTGTTCCGGGTTCACCTTCGCGTTGACGACCGGCGCCCAGATGGTGGCGACCGGCGCTCATGACCATGCGCTGGTGATTGGGGCCGACGTGATGTCGTCGATCATCGACTTCAAGGACCGCGCCACCTGCGTCCTGTTCGGGGACGGCGCGGGCGCGGTGGTGGTGTCGCCGGCGGACGATGACGGCCTGGAGATCATCGACTTCGCACACGAGATCGACGGGAGTGGCGGGCCCGCGCTCCGGATGCCGGCGGGAGGCAGCCTCCGGCCCGCGACGCACGAGACGGTTGATCAGCGCCTGCACTATGTCCATCAGGACGGCCCCGCCGTCTTCAAGTTCGCAGTGCGCAAGATGGCCGAGATTTGCCAGCGCGTGCTCGACGCCAACCACCTCACGTCGGATGACATCGACCTCTTCGTGTCGCATCAGGCCAACCGGCGGATCATCATGAGCGCATCGGATCATCTCGGCGTCGACCCCAAGAAGGTGGTGATCAACATCGAACGCTACGGCAACACCACCGCCGCGACGATACCGCTGGCGCTGGCCGACGCTCGTCGCGATGGACGCCTCAGGAAGGGGGCGCGCGTGCTGCTGGTGTCGGTGGGCGCCGGCTTCACCGTCGGCGCGGTTCTCCTGCGCTGGGCATACTGA
- the ruvB gene encoding Holliday junction branch migration DNA helicase RuvB, producing the protein MAAVETTERVLSTVRTDEEAQYEAGLRPRALDDYIGQDRVRENLTVSITATRNRNEALDHVLLYGPPGLGKTTLAYVIGHELGVAVRGTAGPVLERPGDLAAILTNLKAREVLFIDEIHRMSPAIEEILYPAMEDYELDIVIGQGPGARSVKVPLQRFTLIGATTRAGLITSPLRARFGIVHRLHFYTERDLFEIVARSARILGVPIDTDATSEIARRSRGTPRVANRLLRRVRDYAEVRADGAITLAVARDALTLLEVDDQGFDEADRRLLHAIIDKFGGGPVGLNSLAAAISEEKDAIEDIYEPYLIQAGFLDRTPRGRMATARAYDYFGIDSPKRHPRLL; encoded by the coding sequence ATGGCAGCCGTGGAAACGACCGAACGTGTCCTGAGCACGGTCCGGACCGACGAGGAGGCCCAGTACGAAGCCGGCCTCCGTCCCCGCGCCCTGGACGACTACATCGGGCAGGACCGGGTCCGCGAGAATCTGACGGTTTCCATCACGGCGACTCGCAACCGGAACGAGGCGCTCGACCATGTGCTTCTGTACGGGCCGCCCGGACTCGGCAAGACGACGCTCGCCTATGTGATCGGTCACGAACTGGGGGTTGCCGTCCGCGGGACGGCCGGACCCGTGCTGGAGCGCCCGGGGGACCTCGCCGCCATCCTGACGAACCTGAAGGCGCGCGAAGTGCTCTTCATCGACGAGATCCACCGGATGAGTCCCGCCATCGAGGAGATCCTCTACCCGGCGATGGAGGACTACGAGCTGGACATCGTGATCGGGCAGGGACCCGGAGCGCGGTCAGTGAAGGTTCCGCTGCAGCGCTTCACGCTGATCGGCGCCACCACGCGGGCCGGATTGATCACGTCGCCGCTGCGGGCGCGGTTCGGTATCGTGCACCGGCTCCACTTCTATACCGAGCGGGACCTGTTCGAGATTGTCGCCCGCTCGGCGAGGATTCTCGGTGTGCCGATCGACACCGACGCCACGAGTGAGATTGCGCGCCGCTCGCGTGGGACGCCGCGCGTCGCCAACCGCCTGCTGCGCCGCGTTCGCGATTACGCGGAGGTGCGGGCGGACGGCGCGATCACGCTGGCCGTGGCGCGCGACGCCCTGACGCTGCTCGAAGTGGACGATCAGGGATTCGATGAGGCGGACCGGCGCCTGCTGCACGCGATCATCGACAAGTTCGGCGGCGGCCCGGTCGGACTGAACAGTCTGGCCGCCGCCATCAGCGAAGAGAAGGACGCAATCGAGGACATCTACGAGCCCTATCTGATTCAGGCGGGATTCCTCGACCGGACGCCGCGCGGCCGAATGGCTACGGCGCGGGCCTATGACTACTTCGGGATCGATAGCCCGAAGCGGCACCCGCGCCTGTTGTAG
- the ruvA gene encoding Holliday junction branch migration protein RuvA encodes MIAALRGTLAEKAPNRLVVDVGGVGYDVQIPLSTFYAVGDKGADVDLRIHTHVREEALSLFGFATRLEQELFERLIAVNGVGPRLALAVLSGIEPSELVRAIRTADVARLVSIPGIGRKTAERIGLELKDKLPAAVMPAVEESEGATDEEDLQSDVISALLNLGYPRGHAERAVAAALRAGRGDFEGTLRRALRDLTR; translated from the coding sequence ATGATCGCGGCACTCCGAGGCACGCTCGCGGAGAAGGCGCCGAACCGGCTAGTGGTCGACGTGGGGGGCGTCGGCTACGACGTTCAGATCCCGTTGTCCACCTTCTACGCGGTGGGCGACAAGGGCGCCGACGTCGATCTCCGCATCCATACCCACGTCCGCGAGGAAGCGCTCTCGCTCTTCGGCTTCGCTACGCGCCTGGAACAGGAGCTGTTCGAACGGTTGATCGCGGTGAACGGCGTCGGTCCGCGCCTTGCGCTGGCAGTGCTCTCCGGGATCGAGCCGTCCGAACTGGTCCGGGCGATCCGCACCGCCGATGTGGCCCGCCTGGTCAGCATCCCAGGTATTGGTCGGAAGACTGCGGAGCGGATCGGTCTGGAACTGAAGGACAAGCTGCCCGCCGCGGTGATGCCGGCCGTCGAAGAGTCGGAAGGCGCGACGGACGAAGAGGATCTGCAGAGTGACGTCATTTCGGCGCTTCTGAACCTGGGCTATCCGCGCGGCCACGCCGAGCGCGCCGTCGCTGCCGCCCTGAGGGCGGGGCGGGGAGACTTCGAGGGAACGCTGCGGCGGGCGCTCCGGGATCTCACCCGGTGA